From a region of the Myroides sp. JBRI-B21084 genome:
- a CDS encoding zinc metallopeptidase: MGLLLMGIIMLASWLVGWQLKNKFEKYSKIHLRNGMSGAEIATKMLHDHGIYDVKVISTPGRLTDHYNPLDKTVNLSEAVYNQRNAAAAAVAAHEVGHAVQHATAYSWLTMRSKLVPVVNVASNLVQWVLFAGILLIQIYNNTTVLFIGVVLFALTTVFSVITLPVEYDASNRALKWLETKNMVTREEFAGAKDSLKWAARTYLVAALASIGTLMYYVMMLTGVRSNND; encoded by the coding sequence ATGGGATTATTATTAATGGGAATTATTATGCTTGCCAGCTGGTTAGTTGGTTGGCAGCTAAAAAATAAATTCGAAAAGTATTCTAAAATTCATTTACGCAACGGAATGAGTGGGGCAGAAATTGCAACTAAAATGTTGCATGATCATGGTATTTACGATGTAAAGGTAATATCAACACCTGGTCGTTTAACCGATCATTACAACCCACTTGATAAAACGGTTAATTTAAGTGAAGCTGTTTATAACCAACGCAACGCAGCAGCAGCAGCAGTAGCTGCCCACGAAGTAGGGCACGCAGTACAACATGCAACCGCATATAGTTGGTTAACTATGCGCTCTAAATTAGTGCCCGTTGTAAACGTGGCGTCAAACTTAGTGCAATGGGTTTTGTTTGCTGGTATTTTGTTAATTCAAATTTACAATAACACTACAGTTTTGTTTATAGGTGTTGTATTATTTGCTTTAACTACGGTTTTTTCGGTAATCACCTTACCTGTAGAATACGATGCAAGTAACCGTGCATTAAAGTGGTTAGAAACTAAAAATATGGTTACCCGCGAAGAATTTGCTGGTGCTAAAGATTCGTTAAAGTGGGCAGCACGCACCTATTTAGTAGCTGCATTGGCATCAATAGGTACTTTAATGTATTATGTAATGATGCTTACAGGTGTGCGCAGTAATAACGACTAA
- a CDS encoding GbsR/MarR family transcriptional regulator → MEFKEAKNKFLQSWGAFGSQWGINKTMAQIHALLMVSVEPMSMEEIMEELQISRGNASMNLRALMDWGIVYKEFKPGERKEFFIAENDLDELAVKIAKERSKREIKPALKVLKEVSSIKPDKTQEEQHFVEQTAKLYDFVLKADDVLDKITEYKDNWLTKLVVKFIK, encoded by the coding sequence ATGGAATTCAAAGAGGCAAAAAATAAATTTTTACAATCGTGGGGCGCTTTTGGTTCGCAATGGGGTATTAATAAAACCATGGCTCAAATTCATGCACTTTTAATGGTATCTGTAGAACCTATGTCAATGGAAGAAATTATGGAAGAATTACAGATTTCACGGGGTAATGCTTCCATGAATTTAAGAGCTTTAATGGATTGGGGTATTGTTTATAAAGAGTTTAAACCAGGTGAACGGAAAGAGTTTTTTATTGCTGAAAATGATTTAGATGAATTGGCAGTAAAAATTGCTAAAGAGCGAAGTAAACGTGAAATAAAACCTGCTTTAAAGGTTTTAAAGGAAGTATCAAGTATAAAACCTGATAAAACACAAGAAGAGCAACATTTTGTAGAACAAACTGCCAAATTGTACGATTTTGTTTTAAAAGCCGATGATGTTTTAGATAAAATAACTGAATACAAAGACAATTGGCTTACTAAACTAGTGGTTAAATTTATAAAATAA
- the mgtE gene encoding magnesium transporter, giving the protein MEFKISKEFIHEIEGLIAEKNEREILRKLEDIHFADIAELMNELNGEDAGYLFRIIESETSSEILLELDEEVREKILNNLSAKEIAEELDEMDTDDAVDIIAELSEEMKDEVISELEDFEHAKDIVELLRYDEDTAGGLMAKEYIQVNENWNVLTCIQEIRKQAENVSRVHSIYVVDDEDRLKGRLSLKDLITSSTTTQIKDIYIPKVDFVKVDTEDTEVARIMQKYDLEAIPVVDETGRLVGRITIDDIVDVIKEEADRDYQMAAGISQDVEADDSIWELTKARLPWLLLALIGSFIAVNVAKSFSDAMEKYQTLFFFTPLVAAMAGNVGVQSSAIVVQGLANNSLSGSLWKRLGKEMLLAMLNSTILAVLLLLATHFIMDTTYEISSTIVLALVTVMILASLIGTFIPITLDKYGIDPAIATGPFITTSNDIFGILIYFTIAKMILGF; this is encoded by the coding sequence ATGGAATTTAAAATCAGTAAAGAATTTATCCACGAAATTGAAGGCTTAATTGCCGAAAAAAACGAGCGCGAAATACTTCGCAAGCTCGAGGATATTCACTTTGCTGATATTGCCGAACTAATGAACGAATTAAACGGCGAAGATGCAGGGTATCTTTTCCGTATAATTGAATCGGAAACTAGTTCTGAAATTCTATTGGAACTTGATGAAGAAGTTCGTGAAAAAATCTTAAACAACCTTTCTGCCAAAGAAATTGCCGAAGAGTTAGACGAAATGGATACCGATGATGCGGTAGATATTATTGCCGAACTATCGGAAGAAATGAAAGACGAGGTAATTTCTGAATTAGAAGATTTTGAACACGCAAAAGACATTGTTGAGTTATTGCGTTACGATGAAGATACAGCCGGTGGTTTAATGGCGAAAGAATACATTCAAGTTAATGAAAACTGGAATGTATTAACTTGTATTCAGGAAATTCGTAAACAAGCCGAAAACGTATCGCGCGTACACTCTATTTATGTTGTTGATGATGAAGATCGCCTTAAAGGTCGTTTGTCGTTAAAAGATTTAATCACCTCATCAACCACCACACAAATTAAAGACATTTACATACCAAAAGTTGATTTTGTTAAGGTTGATACCGAAGATACCGAAGTGGCACGTATTATGCAAAAATACGACTTAGAAGCCATACCCGTTGTTGATGAAACTGGACGTTTGGTAGGAAGAATTACCATTGACGATATTGTGGATGTAATTAAAGAAGAAGCCGACCGTGATTACCAAATGGCAGCAGGTATCTCACAAGACGTTGAAGCCGATGATAGTATTTGGGAATTAACTAAAGCACGTTTGCCTTGGTTGTTATTAGCTTTAATTGGTAGTTTTATTGCCGTTAACGTGGCAAAAAGTTTTAGCGACGCTATGGAAAAATACCAAACATTGTTTTTCTTTACGCCACTTGTTGCGGCTATGGCTGGAAACGTTGGTGTGCAATCGTCGGCAATTGTGGTACAAGGTTTAGCAAACAACAGTTTGTCTGGTTCGCTTTGGAAACGTTTGGGTAAAGAAATGCTACTTGCCATGTTAAACAGTACCATTTTGGCTGTTTTACTGCTTTTAGCAACTCATTTTATTATGGATACTACTTACGAAATATCATCGACTATAGTTTTGGCACTGGTAACCGTTATGATACTTGCTAGCTTAATTGGCACTTTTATTCCTATTACGCTTGATAAGTATGGTATTGATCCTGCTATTGCAACTGGCCCTTTTATTACCACAAGCAACGACATTTTTGGTATTTTAATTTACTTTACAATTGCCAAAATGATTTTAGGGTTTTAG
- the rsmA gene encoding 16S rRNA (adenine(1518)-N(6)/adenine(1519)-N(6))-dimethyltransferase RsmA: protein MSSADKVRAKKHLGQHFLNDESVAKNIADALTLNGYNKILEIGPGMGVLTKYLLEKPVETFVVEIDTESVAYLEKHYAKLHNHIIGEDFLKYNLKKVFHDDAFAIIGNFPYNISTQIVFRVLEMRDQIPEFAGMFQKEVAERICEKKGSKTYGILSVLAQAFYDTEYLFTVSEHVFTPPPKVKSGVMRMIRKENYSLPCSEKLFFTVVKSAFNQRRKTLRNSLKSFISEEIKDDVVFNLRPEQLSVEEFIALTQKIEAYGI from the coding sequence ATGAGTAGTGCTGATAAAGTTAGGGCTAAAAAACATTTAGGACAACATTTTTTAAACGATGAAAGTGTTGCAAAGAACATTGCCGATGCTTTAACCTTAAACGGATACAACAAAATATTAGAAATTGGTCCCGGTATGGGCGTGTTAACAAAATATTTGTTAGAAAAACCTGTAGAAACATTTGTTGTAGAAATTGATACCGAATCGGTTGCTTATCTTGAAAAACACTACGCAAAGTTACACAACCATATTATTGGCGAAGATTTTTTAAAATACAATTTAAAAAAGGTTTTTCACGATGACGCTTTTGCCATAATAGGAAACTTTCCGTACAACATTTCTACTCAAATTGTATTTAGAGTTTTAGAAATGCGCGATCAGATACCTGAATTTGCAGGAATGTTTCAAAAGGAAGTTGCCGAACGTATTTGCGAAAAAAAAGGCAGTAAAACCTATGGAATATTATCGGTTTTGGCACAAGCATTTTATGATACCGAATATTTATTCACGGTTTCTGAACACGTATTTACGCCGCCACCCAAAGTAAAATCGGGAGTAATGCGTATGATTCGCAAAGAAAATTACAGTTTACCTTGCAGCGAAAAACTGTTTTTTACAGTAGTAAAATCGGCATTTAACCAACGTAGAAAAACGTTGCGCAACAGCTTAAAAAGCTTTATATCAGAAGAAATAAAAGACGATGTGGTTTTTAACCTTCGTCCGGAACAGCTTAGTGTAGAAGAATTTATTGCACTTACACAAAAAATAGAAGCGTATGGAATTTAA
- a CDS encoding DUF4286 family protein, with translation MIIYNVTINIDESVHDQWLHWMQTKHIQDMLNTGCFKSARLVKVLVDEDMGGVTYSAQYFAETKEALEDYKTNHAPNLRNEGLALFADKMLAFRTDLEIISEHE, from the coding sequence ATGATTATTTACAACGTTACAATAAATATAGACGAAAGTGTTCACGACCAATGGCTACATTGGATGCAAACCAAACATATACAAGACATGCTAAACACCGGTTGTTTTAAATCGGCGCGTTTGGTAAAAGTTTTGGTTGATGAAGATATGGGCGGCGTTACCTATTCTGCGCAATACTTTGCAGAAACAAAAGAAGCTTTAGAAGATTACAAAACAAACCACGCACCTAATTTACGAAACGAAGGTTTGGCGCTTTTTGCCGATAAAATGCTTGCTTTTCGTACCGATCTTGAAATAATTAGCGAACATGAGTAG
- the serS gene encoding serine--tRNA ligase — protein MLQIAYIRENQEKVVKALAKRNLDAAEMIQNVINLDEERRATQVELDNILAESNKLSKEIGDLMRNGEKAKAEILKEKTALLKDKTANLKDRLQTVTTDLTNFLYQIPNTPTDIVPEGKTPDDNLTVFEHGNVPVLHADALPHWELAKKYDIIDFELGAKITGAGFPVYKGKGAKLQRALISYFLDKNTNAGYNEVQVPHLINEASGFGTGQLPDKEGQMYHAVADDLYLIPTAEVPVTNLYRDVILNESELPICNTAYTPCFRREAGSYGAHVRGLNRLHQFDKVEIVRIEHPEKSYEALDGMVDHVKEILNDLKLPYRILRLCGGDMGFTSALTYDFEVFSTAQDRWLEISSVSNFETYQANRLKLRFKGKDGKTQLAHTLNGSSLALPRVLAGILENYQTPEGIVIPDVLKPYCGFDIID, from the coding sequence ATGTTACAGATAGCTTATATTAGAGAAAATCAGGAAAAAGTGGTGAAAGCCCTTGCAAAAAGAAATCTTGATGCTGCTGAAATGATTCAAAACGTAATTAACCTTGATGAGGAAAGAAGAGCAACACAGGTTGAATTAGACAACATCTTGGCCGAATCGAACAAGCTATCCAAAGAAATTGGCGATTTAATGCGCAATGGCGAAAAAGCTAAAGCCGAAATCTTAAAAGAAAAAACGGCTTTACTTAAAGATAAAACAGCCAATTTAAAAGATCGCTTGCAAACAGTAACTACCGATTTAACTAATTTTTTATACCAAATACCCAATACTCCTACCGATATTGTTCCTGAAGGTAAAACGCCCGATGATAACTTAACGGTGTTTGAACACGGCAATGTGCCCGTTTTACACGCAGATGCTTTACCACACTGGGAATTGGCAAAAAAATACGATATTATAGATTTTGAATTAGGTGCAAAAATAACGGGTGCTGGTTTCCCTGTTTACAAAGGCAAAGGTGCCAAATTACAACGCGCACTAATTAGTTACTTTTTAGATAAAAATACCAATGCAGGCTATAACGAAGTGCAAGTACCGCATTTAATTAACGAAGCATCGGGCTTTGGTACTGGTCAATTACCAGATAAAGAAGGCCAAATGTATCATGCCGTTGCCGACGATTTGTATTTGATACCAACTGCCGAAGTACCTGTTACTAATTTATACCGTGATGTAATTTTAAACGAAAGTGAATTACCTATTTGCAACACCGCTTACACACCTTGTTTTCGTAGAGAAGCTGGTTCGTATGGCGCACATGTACGTGGATTAAATCGTTTACATCAGTTTGATAAAGTTGAAATTGTTCGTATTGAACATCCTGAAAAATCATACGAAGCTTTAGATGGAATGGTAGATCACGTAAAAGAAATTTTAAACGATTTAAAATTACCATACCGCATTTTACGTTTATGTGGTGGCGATATGGGGTTCACCTCAGCGTTAACGTATGATTTTGAAGTGTTTTCAACCGCGCAAGACCGTTGGTTAGAAATTTCATCGGTTTCTAATTTTGAAACCTATCAAGCAAATCGTTTAAAATTACGTTTTAAAGGCAAAGACGGTAAAACACAGTTGGCACATACCCTAAACGGTTCATCGTTAGCATTGCCAAGGGTTTTAGCTGGTATCTTAGAAAATTACCAAACACCCGAAGGTATTGTGATACCCGATGTGTTAAAACCGTACTGCGGATTCGATATCATTGATTAA
- a CDS encoding M1 family aminopeptidase, which yields MKSAFFIAVCSLFTCYASAQISANTTNEYRLYEKKAAEKRMAFKQNPNTLNYDVKYHKLEFNVDPTQYYISGTVTTQFVPNQNLQSIVFDLNHQLVVTSVKQGTQTATFSQANNELVIQLPQTVASGTLGEVKITYAGTPPNANGAFTQSYHNNTPIVWTLSEPFGARDWWPCKQSLNDKIENIDIYVTAPTAMVSVANGVEKSQVTNANGTKTTHFKHAYPIPAYLVAIAVTNYQIYNQTAGTAPNTFPIVNYLYPETYASSVSQLAVTLPIMNLFENLFGTYPFHTEKYGHAQFGWGGGMEHTTVSFMGAFSRGLIAHELAHHWFGNKVTCGSWKDIWLNEGFAEYLSGLVVENFDGANQFTSWKGSKIANITSAPSGNVYLTDAQALDSNRIFSGRLTYNKGSMVVHMLRYVLGDQDFFQGMQNFLNDPAIAYNYALTPQLQQHLETVSGKNLTEFFNDWVYGEGYPSYQVQADKISATQTKITLSQTTSHASVSFFEMPLTLRLTGTTGQSEVVVLQHTQNNQQFIVDTNVGVVEKVEINPFNDIISKDNTGNLSIATNYTDSKISVYPNPTQTSFFVDVPANVKVQSMNIYSVNGKLVAQNISNPYASAQLANGVYILEIKSSEQTFHKKIIKN from the coding sequence ATGAAAAGCGCATTTTTTATAGCTGTTTGCAGTTTGTTTACGTGTTATGCATCGGCACAAATTTCGGCGAACACCACCAATGAATACCGTTTGTACGAAAAAAAAGCTGCCGAAAAGCGTATGGCTTTTAAACAAAATCCCAATACGTTAAATTACGATGTTAAGTATCATAAGTTAGAATTTAATGTAGATCCAACACAATATTACATTAGCGGTACGGTAACAACACAGTTTGTACCCAACCAAAATTTACAATCTATAGTTTTTGATTTAAACCATCAGCTTGTTGTAACTTCGGTAAAGCAAGGTACACAAACCGCTACTTTTAGTCAAGCAAATAACGAATTGGTTATACAATTACCGCAAACCGTTGCCAGTGGTACTTTGGGCGAAGTAAAAATTACCTATGCAGGCACACCGCCAAATGCTAACGGTGCTTTTACGCAAAGTTACCACAACAACACCCCAATTGTTTGGACGCTTTCTGAACCATTCGGCGCGCGCGATTGGTGGCCATGTAAACAATCGTTAAACGATAAAATAGAAAATATAGATATTTATGTAACAGCCCCAACAGCAATGGTTTCGGTAGCAAACGGCGTAGAAAAAAGCCAAGTTACTAATGCCAATGGTACAAAAACAACTCATTTTAAACACGCATATCCCATACCGGCTTATTTAGTAGCTATTGCTGTAACTAATTATCAAATTTACAATCAAACGGCAGGTACAGCGCCTAATACTTTTCCTATTGTAAATTATTTGTACCCTGAAACGTATGCAAGCAGCGTTAGTCAGTTAGCTGTTACGTTGCCAATTATGAATTTGTTTGAAAATTTATTTGGCACCTATCCATTTCATACCGAAAAATACGGACATGCCCAATTTGGATGGGGCGGTGGTATGGAACATACAACAGTATCGTTCATGGGGGCTTTTTCACGTGGGTTAATTGCTCACGAATTGGCGCATCATTGGTTTGGAAATAAAGTAACTTGTGGCAGTTGGAAAGATATTTGGTTGAACGAAGGTTTTGCTGAATATTTATCGGGTTTAGTTGTTGAAAATTTTGATGGAGCCAACCAGTTTACCTCTTGGAAAGGCAGTAAAATAGCAAATATTACATCGGCACCATCGGGTAATGTATACTTAACCGACGCGCAAGCATTAGATTCTAACCGAATTTTTAGCGGTAGGTTAACTTACAATAAAGGGTCAATGGTGGTGCATATGTTGCGTTATGTTTTGGGCGATCAAGATTTTTTTCAAGGCATGCAAAACTTTTTAAACGATCCAGCAATTGCATATAATTATGCATTAACTCCGCAATTACAACAACACTTAGAAACCGTTTCGGGTAAAAATTTAACCGAATTTTTTAACGATTGGGTTTATGGCGAAGGATATCCATCGTACCAAGTACAAGCCGATAAAATATCGGCAACGCAAACCAAAATCACCTTGTCGCAAACCACTTCGCACGCAAGTGTTTCGTTTTTTGAAATGCCTTTAACTTTACGCTTAACAGGTACAACTGGCCAAAGTGAGGTAGTGGTTTTACAACATACCCAAAATAACCAACAATTTATTGTAGATACCAATGTAGGTGTTGTTGAAAAGGTAGAAATAAATCCTTTTAACGATATCATTTCAAAAGACAATACGGGCAACCTAAGTATCGCAACCAATTACACTGATTCTAAAATAAGCGTATATCCCAACCCTACACAAACATCGTTTTTTGTTGATGTTCCAGCAAATGTAAAAGTACAATCAATGAATATTTATAGCGTAAATGGAAAATTGGTGGCGCAAAACATTAGTAATCCCTATGCAAGTGCGCAATTAGCAAACGGTGTGTACATTTTAGAAATAAAATCATCAGAGCAAACATTTCATAAAAAAATTATAAAAAATTAA